The following coding sequences lie in one Flavobacterium sediminis genomic window:
- a CDS encoding LytTR family transcriptional regulator, with product MKNYIFLIFFFHSFLFSQIDKDSVSYNYFYKNEIQKIVALKKQFTTASSVTTQQLLKIAELYRDINIEDSAYANYYKAYEKEQTDKTISEEEYKQLLYDIHYVESSKNYYHKDRRFFLNQLYSLSQEDKSDKWRSYYYLELAKDHLVDSLQFPEAEKEFEKIFQTEYYQKQENFQAKTLLAYGYLKNQQQNYKEATAIFQKSLYLSRKTADIQNQFYNYLNLAVNDVDQSRYSEALEYLDKAEALPIPKYKVKSYRLLYFKRKEIYSVLGDSALFRKSDLIFTKLDSLLDDFRKNSNFYEIDSKFQLKEKQRELSSLETKFNKNRVVYSILLFLVFLLAFYSFLRWKKVDAKKRKILQEKTAIEHRHTTTVEELEKVKQLVIEDHITLKNKAKVYLNELIYIKSEDHYLQLVTTGKNQFVRGKLSEIIQQLPPNFVKCHRSYIINKNFIGQMNKTSVVMTDKTEIPFSRNFKL from the coding sequence ATGAAGAACTATATATTCCTTATCTTTTTTTTTCATTCTTTTCTGTTTTCACAAATAGACAAAGACTCTGTTTCATACAATTACTTTTATAAAAATGAGATACAAAAAATTGTTGCCTTAAAGAAGCAGTTTACAACTGCTTCTTCGGTAACAACTCAACAATTACTGAAAATAGCCGAGTTATACAGAGATATAAATATAGAAGACTCGGCTTATGCTAATTATTATAAAGCTTACGAAAAAGAACAGACCGATAAAACGATCAGTGAGGAAGAGTACAAACAATTGCTGTACGATATTCATTATGTAGAATCTTCTAAAAATTATTATCATAAAGACCGGCGTTTTTTTCTGAATCAACTATATTCACTTTCTCAGGAAGATAAAAGCGATAAGTGGAGATCCTATTACTATCTGGAATTAGCCAAAGACCATCTGGTTGATAGCCTTCAATTTCCGGAAGCGGAAAAAGAATTTGAAAAAATATTCCAAACGGAATATTACCAAAAGCAAGAAAACTTTCAGGCAAAAACACTTTTGGCTTACGGCTATTTAAAAAATCAACAGCAGAATTACAAAGAAGCGACAGCTATTTTTCAAAAATCGCTCTATTTGTCCCGTAAAACAGCAGACATACAAAATCAATTTTACAATTACCTGAATTTAGCGGTAAACGATGTAGATCAATCTAGATATTCAGAAGCATTGGAATATTTAGACAAAGCGGAAGCATTGCCCATACCGAAATACAAAGTGAAATCGTATCGCTTGTTGTATTTTAAGCGAAAAGAAATCTATTCTGTATTAGGAGATAGCGCCTTATTCCGTAAGAGCGACCTCATCTTTACAAAATTAGATTCCCTATTAGATGATTTTAGAAAAAACAGCAATTTCTATGAGATCGATTCAAAATTCCAACTCAAAGAAAAGCAAAGAGAATTAAGCTCGTTAGAGACAAAGTTCAATAAAAATAGAGTGGTCTATAGTATCTTACTGTTCTTGGTATTCTTATTAGCATTTTATTCCTTCCTCCGTTGGAAAAAAGTAGATGCTAAAAAAAGAAAGATACTTCAGGAAAAAACAGCTATAGAACATCGGCATACAACTACTGTCGAGGAACTTGAAAAAGTAAAACAATTGGTCATAGAAGACCATATTACACTTAAGAATAAAGCAAAAGTATATTTGAACGAATTGATCTATATAAAATCAGAAGACCACTACCTGCAACTCGTTACAACAGGTAAGAATCAATTTGTAAGAGGGAAATTGTCAGAGATCATTCAGCAGTTACCGCCAAATTTTGTAAAATGCCATCGTTCCTATATCATTAATAAAAACTTTATCGGTCAAATGAATAAAACTTCAGTAGTGATGACCGACAAAACAGAAATTCCTTTTTCCAGAAATTTCAAACTGTAA
- the rpsU gene encoding 30S ribosomal protein S21 — protein sequence MLKIEIKQGESIEKALKKLKRKFRDTKVKEELRERQHYTKKSVGRRKEIQKAKYKEEFLRAQYN from the coding sequence ATGTTAAAAATAGAAATAAAACAAGGCGAAAGCATTGAGAAAGCCTTAAAAAAACTAAAACGAAAATTCAGAGACACAAAAGTAAAAGAGGAATTACGCGAAAGACAACATTATACTAAAAAGTCTGTCGGAAGAAGAAAAGAAATTCAAAAAGCTAAATACAAAGAAGAGTTTCTGAGAGCCCAATACAACTAA
- a CDS encoding choice-of-anchor L domain-containing protein, whose product MKRLFLKIVLLVNVVSFSQVVTIDDSSYTADDLVSLLLNTSCVEFANATFSSNQSVAYFTNNGSAFPIQEGIVIRSGNVSDTQGNYTGANLGSTTLNGGSDAFLQGLSDLSSGTTESITDLAYLQFDFVSVANSFNFNFLFASNEYGDYQCLSNDIFAFELIDLVTNSITNLAVVPNTTTPVSVKTIKNSIYNTTCSSTNPGLFAVYNVDDPGASTINMRGYTVVLSASSAIIPNHPYRLKMVVADYLSSNYDSAVFIGAGSFTTDFDLGPDQIICSGDQFLLDTGLDSTYTFQWLQDGGVIPDETGSAYTVTEPGIYELIIDKGGCHIEESITFHPLSVTVPQNLFTCDSGATTYSFDLTLNDENYLGIDNIKYDLFYYASMADVTADNPIPQSELTAFQSSGQTIYVRIFNIQTGNFCDALYSFDLVIDPPVVAGTEIVGYICDEPGTSISYDLSLHDPDVVNGQTGNFVITYYNSESDAFNGENSINNVVAIPAGTSTIVYWIRIAYANNSSCFDITNVEIMIHPLPLVDSISDIVECSNTILPVITNGTYFSLPNGSGLNLGQGGPGSYIEDSGTYYIFAGPDANGCTNQTSFQVTFIDEYGPRINNCGRFVVPVPLQGIGGFYTDFGGPNGTGTLIPSGTVYSNSSSSTIVQSIYYYAEVNGVLCRDDQFDIYIHPMPLVDEPDDVTYCDSYVLPSLSNGNYFTQSGGNGTALFAGDVITASQAIYVYNQLNHINSDGSQGFCSLENMFQVNIVDTSQFTDIHTCGSFMLPDIDFGGYFNQPGGQGSSIDPNVPLTSSQVVYYYAETTLSPNCTENLNYNITIYDAPAVDQVPNGNYCGEYIFPSLTNGTYYRLSGGPTVAGQQEVVLPAKIEIGGTYPPGTYYVYNEASYILPDGSLITCTNEHAFTIVVRPFPGLDQAINRNECMPYSLSQPQLGTYYTEQGGPNGSGQIVDPNTIFTSTETFYLYYEDPVTGCTIDKEFQILFKGLNLPDYPDVARCDSYMLPL is encoded by the coding sequence ATGAAAAGACTATTTTTAAAAATAGTGCTGTTAGTAAATGTTGTATCGTTTTCGCAAGTAGTTACAATCGATGATTCAAGTTACACGGCTGATGATCTGGTAAGTCTGTTGCTTAATACTTCCTGTGTTGAATTTGCGAATGCTACATTTTCTTCTAATCAGTCAGTGGCTTATTTTACAAATAATGGGTCGGCATTTCCTATTCAGGAGGGAATTGTAATACGTAGCGGTAATGTTTCAGATACTCAGGGAAACTATACCGGAGCTAATTTAGGGTCAACTACATTAAACGGTGGCAGTGATGCCTTTCTGCAAGGTTTAAGTGATTTAAGTAGCGGGACTACCGAGTCAATTACAGATTTAGCTTATTTACAGTTTGATTTTGTTTCGGTAGCTAATTCTTTTAACTTTAATTTTCTTTTTGCTTCTAATGAATATGGGGATTACCAATGCCTGTCTAATGATATTTTTGCTTTTGAATTAATAGATTTGGTAACGAATTCAATCACGAATCTGGCGGTAGTACCTAATACAACTACTCCGGTTTCTGTTAAAACGATTAAAAATTCGATTTATAATACTACTTGTAGCTCAACAAATCCGGGATTGTTTGCTGTTTATAATGTAGATGATCCGGGTGCATCGACAATCAATATGAGAGGATATACTGTTGTGCTTTCTGCTTCTTCTGCAATTATACCTAATCATCCGTACCGATTAAAAATGGTTGTAGCCGATTATTTGAGTAGTAATTACGATTCAGCGGTATTTATCGGTGCCGGGAGTTTTACAACAGATTTTGATTTAGGTCCTGATCAGATCATTTGCTCAGGAGATCAGTTTTTACTGGATACAGGGTTAGACAGTACTTATACTTTTCAATGGCTGCAAGACGGAGGGGTAATTCCTGATGAAACCGGATCAGCTTACACGGTTACCGAACCCGGTATTTATGAGCTAATCATAGATAAAGGAGGGTGCCATATAGAAGAGAGTATAACATTTCATCCGTTGTCGGTTACAGTTCCACAGAATCTTTTTACTTGCGACAGTGGAGCGACCACGTACTCATTTGATCTTACATTAAATGATGAAAACTATTTAGGAATAGACAATATAAAATATGATTTATTCTATTATGCTTCAATGGCAGATGTAACAGCAGATAATCCCATTCCTCAAAGTGAATTGACCGCTTTTCAAAGTTCCGGACAAACTATTTATGTGCGAATTTTCAATATACAAACGGGGAATTTTTGCGACGCTCTTTATTCATTTGATCTTGTGATAGATCCTCCTGTAGTGGCAGGAACAGAGATTGTCGGATATATTTGCGATGAACCTGGAACTAGTATATCTTATGATTTGTCACTACATGATCCAGATGTTGTAAATGGTCAGACCGGAAACTTTGTTATTACATATTATAATTCTGAATCTGATGCCTTTAATGGTGAGAACAGTATAAATAACGTAGTTGCAATTCCGGCGGGAACTTCAACAATCGTTTACTGGATTCGTATAGCTTATGCAAATAATTCTTCTTGTTTTGATATAACAAATGTTGAAATAATGATTCATCCTTTACCTCTGGTTGATTCGATTTCAGATATTGTTGAATGTAGTAATACTATCTTACCTGTGATCACTAACGGAACCTATTTCTCGTTGCCAAACGGCTCAGGATTGAATTTAGGTCAGGGTGGTCCGGGATCTTATATTGAGGATAGCGGGACTTATTATATTTTCGCAGGACCGGATGCAAACGGTTGTACAAATCAGACTAGTTTTCAGGTTACTTTTATTGACGAATACGGGCCTCGGATCAATAATTGCGGTCGTTTTGTAGTGCCTGTTCCTCTTCAGGGAATAGGAGGTTTCTATACTGATTTTGGAGGTCCTAACGGTACAGGGACACTAATTCCCTCAGGGACGGTTTATTCTAACTCTTCTTCTTCGACTATTGTACAATCGATTTATTATTATGCTGAGGTTAATGGTGTTCTGTGTCGTGATGATCAATTTGATATTTACATACACCCGATGCCTTTAGTAGATGAACCGGATGATGTAACGTATTGTGATAGCTATGTTCTGCCAAGTTTATCAAATGGAAATTATTTTACGCAGTCGGGCGGAAACGGAACAGCACTTTTTGCGGGAGATGTTATAACGGCAAGTCAAGCAATATATGTATACAATCAATTAAATCATATTAATTCAGACGGGAGTCAGGGGTTTTGTTCACTTGAAAACATGTTTCAGGTGAACATTGTGGATACTTCTCAGTTTACCGATATACATACTTGTGGTAGCTTTATGTTGCCGGATATAGATTTTGGAGGATACTTTAATCAGCCGGGAGGTCAAGGGAGTTCAATTGACCCGAATGTTCCTTTGACTTCGTCTCAAGTAGTGTATTATTATGCAGAGACAACCTTGTCTCCGAATTGTACGGAAAACTTAAATTACAATATTACTATTTACGATGCTCCGGCTGTCGATCAGGTACCTAACGGAAATTATTGTGGAGAGTATATTTTTCCGTCATTAACAAATGGGACTTACTATAGGCTATCAGGTGGGCCAACGGTAGCGGGGCAACAAGAAGTAGTGTTACCTGCTAAGATAGAGATAGGAGGGACGTATCCTCCTGGTACTTATTATGTTTACAATGAGGCAAGTTATATCTTACCGGATGGCTCGTTGATAACGTGTACCAATGAGCATGCCTTTACTATAGTTGTTCGTCCTTTCCCGGGATTGGACCAGGCGATCAATAGAAATGAATGTATGCCTTATAGTCTTTCTCAGCCTCAACTCGGAACGTATTATACGGAACAAGGCGGTCCAAACGGATCCGGTCAGATAGTTGATCCCAATACTATTTTTACGTCGACCGAAACATTTTATCTCTATTATGAAGATCCGGTTACGGGTTGTACGATAGATAAGGAATTCCAGATACTTTTTAAAGGGCTTAATTTACCGGATTATCCCGATGTTGCTCGTTGTGATAGTTATATGTTACCCCTTTAA
- a CDS encoding 1-deoxy-D-xylulose-5-phosphate synthase — protein MDYTLLNSIQDPNQVRNLNSNQLLQLADELRSFIIDIVSQKGGHLGASLGVVELTIALHYVFNTPEDLLVWDVGHQAYGHKILTGRRAEFHTNRELNGISGFPKRSESEYDAFGVGHSSTSISAALGMALASQLNNDFEKQHIAVIGDASIASGMAFEGLNHAGVTDANLLVILNDNAIGIDPSVGALKNYLTQVKEGKNPRQNNMIKSLNFDYTGPIDGHNLPLLIKELNRLKKIKGPKFLHVITTKGKGLQLAEENQVKYHAPGKFEPKTGKIIPQDESNLPPKFQDVFGLTLVELAKTNKKIIGITPAMPTGSSMKFMMEAFPERAFDVGIAEQHAVTLAAGMVTQGMVVFCNIYSTFLQRAYDQVIHDVALQNLPVIFCLDRAGLVGEDGATHHGVFDIAYLSCIPNLIIAAPLHEIELRNMMYTAQKSLEHPIAIRYPRGRGKLLDWQQEFKEIEIGKAVSLRKGNKIAILSTGTIGTDASQAIDQCVNPEDVAHYHFPFVKPLDERLLKEIFENYTNIITIEDGTIIGGFGSLIDQWSRKNHLKNNIYNLGVPDAFIEHGKVSELRKICNLDTKNIINLLNTLITT, from the coding sequence ATGGATTACACACTACTAAATAGCATCCAGGATCCGAATCAGGTAAGAAATCTCAATTCAAATCAGTTGCTTCAGCTTGCAGATGAATTAAGATCTTTTATTATTGATATTGTATCACAAAAAGGAGGACATTTGGGAGCCAGTTTAGGTGTAGTAGAATTGACCATTGCTTTACATTATGTGTTTAACACACCTGAAGATCTACTGGTCTGGGATGTAGGGCATCAGGCTTACGGGCACAAGATCTTAACCGGGAGAAGAGCTGAGTTTCATACTAACCGAGAACTCAACGGGATTTCCGGTTTTCCGAAAAGAAGCGAAAGCGAATATGACGCCTTCGGAGTCGGACATTCTTCGACCTCTATTTCAGCAGCCCTCGGAATGGCTTTGGCTTCCCAATTAAACAATGACTTTGAAAAACAACATATTGCAGTTATAGGTGATGCCTCTATTGCCAGCGGAATGGCTTTTGAAGGTTTGAATCATGCCGGTGTTACCGATGCTAATCTTTTAGTGATCCTAAATGACAATGCTATTGGAATTGACCCTAGTGTAGGAGCCTTGAAAAATTATCTGACTCAGGTCAAAGAAGGGAAAAATCCGAGACAAAACAATATGATCAAATCGCTCAATTTTGATTATACCGGACCTATTGACGGACACAATCTTCCGCTTCTGATTAAAGAATTGAATCGATTAAAAAAGATTAAAGGACCTAAATTCCTTCATGTTATAACTACTAAAGGAAAAGGCCTACAATTAGCAGAGGAAAATCAGGTAAAATATCATGCTCCGGGAAAATTTGAACCTAAAACAGGTAAAATCATTCCTCAGGACGAGTCTAATTTACCGCCTAAATTTCAGGATGTTTTCGGTTTAACTTTAGTTGAGTTAGCCAAAACTAATAAAAAAATAATCGGGATAACTCCTGCCATGCCTACCGGAAGTTCCATGAAATTTATGATGGAAGCTTTCCCGGAACGCGCTTTTGATGTAGGTATTGCCGAACAACATGCGGTAACGCTTGCTGCCGGAATGGTTACTCAAGGTATGGTTGTATTTTGCAACATCTATTCTACTTTTTTACAACGTGCTTACGATCAGGTGATCCATGACGTAGCTTTGCAAAACCTGCCCGTAATCTTTTGTTTGGATCGCGCAGGGTTAGTAGGTGAAGACGGAGCTACCCATCACGGAGTTTTTGACATCGCTTATTTAAGTTGCATCCCTAACCTTATTATTGCAGCTCCTTTACATGAAATAGAGCTTCGCAATATGATGTATACCGCCCAAAAAAGCTTGGAACACCCTATTGCTATTCGCTATCCCAGAGGTCGTGGTAAACTATTGGACTGGCAACAAGAATTTAAGGAAATTGAGATCGGTAAAGCCGTTTCTTTGCGAAAAGGGAACAAAATAGCTATTCTTTCAACCGGAACAATTGGCACTGATGCTTCTCAAGCAATTGACCAATGTGTTAACCCGGAAGATGTTGCTCATTATCATTTCCCTTTTGTAAAACCTTTGGACGAAAGGCTGTTAAAAGAAATTTTTGAAAACTACACAAATATCATAACAATAGAAGATGGTACAATTATTGGCGGTTTCGGAAGCTTGATCGATCAATGGAGTAGAAAAAATCATTTAAAAAACAATATATACAATTTAGGAGTGCCTGATGCGTTTATAGAACATGGTAAAGTGTCAGAGCTCCGGAAAATCTGTAACCTAGATACTAAAAACATTATTAACCTATTAAACACCCTTATTACAACATGA
- a CDS encoding DUF4403 family protein has product MNKNKYILTLLLATVLISCKSYKEITKKPDRLHDAIEMPSYESKLIVGLKADLSTLEDQINEAFKNGYNDQGEGTFQYKSWIKTKDPLYDPSEVITTKNPLYNPNKWIKTKDPLYDPRKWIKVGPIKTKNPLYHPNKWIEIENPAYDPNEWIKTKNPLYHPNEWIETKGPEVAVGYQYQYALRLKDKVKLSYFDNNTIKVSVPIAFKGKAGLKGKIPAGLDLDKKNFDGEINFYINTRVFMTPEWCPKVEADVTHSWISNPQLEIIDNVYISLTNVADKYIKKIEEDVDEIIYNKIDCDLFRNTIQERWKHYNFSLPTLVNDKQYQLNINPTGAALSSLKVYKDSIALFVGVRGNITIDDNIINTTATLPLLEEQVEVPSEVKSFLSFILKYEDISGTANKYLKEKKVELQPELILKKKAHIKLKKIDIYPNGDEVVVGVKLKAKLPGNLFPVSGWVYLIGKPTMTDNKKFELKNLDFSMDVDNKFYPVISSLFKPLIIREVKKQTTRDLSEPIEDLKKKLLEKANAYQHDKIGFVVNSLDVGVYDIVLGKDDIGIITELNSTFDVFLKE; this is encoded by the coding sequence ATGAATAAAAATAAATACATCTTAACATTGTTATTGGCTACAGTCTTAATAAGCTGTAAAAGTTATAAAGAGATAACAAAAAAACCGGATCGGTTACACGATGCCATTGAAATGCCTTCTTACGAAAGTAAGCTTATAGTCGGTTTAAAAGCAGATTTATCTACCTTAGAGGATCAGATAAATGAGGCTTTTAAAAATGGATATAACGATCAGGGAGAAGGAACCTTTCAATACAAATCCTGGATAAAAACGAAGGACCCTTTATATGATCCTAGTGAAGTTATAACGACAAAAAACCCTTTGTACAATCCTAATAAATGGATAAAAACAAAAGATCCTTTATATGATCCCAGAAAATGGATAAAAGTCGGTCCAATAAAGACAAAAAATCCACTATACCATCCCAATAAATGGATTGAAATAGAGAATCCGGCTTATGACCCTAATGAATGGATAAAAACAAAAAATCCGTTGTACCATCCTAATGAATGGATTGAAACTAAAGGTCCGGAAGTAGCTGTGGGCTATCAGTACCAATATGCCTTACGTCTGAAAGATAAAGTGAAGCTTTCATATTTTGATAATAATACAATTAAAGTGTCTGTTCCGATTGCATTTAAAGGGAAAGCAGGACTTAAAGGAAAAATACCGGCCGGATTAGATTTAGACAAGAAGAATTTCGACGGAGAAATTAATTTTTATATCAATACAAGAGTTTTTATGACTCCCGAATGGTGCCCTAAAGTAGAGGCAGATGTAACTCATTCTTGGATAAGTAATCCTCAGTTGGAAATAATAGACAATGTTTATATTTCATTAACAAATGTTGCAGACAAATACATAAAAAAGATTGAAGAAGATGTGGATGAAATCATTTATAACAAAATCGATTGTGATCTTTTTAGAAATACCATTCAAGAGAGATGGAAACATTATAACTTTTCATTACCAACCTTAGTAAATGATAAGCAATATCAACTGAATATTAACCCGACCGGAGCAGCATTGTCAAGCTTGAAGGTCTATAAAGACTCAATAGCTCTGTTTGTGGGAGTAAGAGGGAATATAACTATTGATGACAATATTATAAATACAACAGCAACTTTGCCTTTACTGGAAGAACAAGTAGAAGTTCCAAGTGAAGTAAAATCATTTTTATCGTTTATTCTTAAATATGAAGATATATCAGGTACGGCAAATAAATATTTAAAGGAGAAGAAAGTAGAACTACAACCTGAATTGATTCTCAAAAAGAAAGCTCATATCAAACTGAAAAAAATAGATATATATCCTAACGGTGATGAGGTAGTAGTAGGGGTGAAATTAAAAGCTAAACTCCCTGGAAATTTATTTCCGGTTTCCGGTTGGGTCTATTTAATAGGAAAACCGACAATGACGGATAATAAAAAATTCGAATTAAAAAATCTGGATTTTAGCATGGATGTGGATAACAAATTTTATCCGGTCATATCTTCATTATTCAAACCTCTCATTATAAGAGAAGTTAAGAAACAAACAACAAGAGATCTTTCAGAACCTATCGAAGATCTTAAAAAAAAGCTGCTTGAAAAAGCAAATGCTTACCAACATGATAAGATCGGATTTGTGGTTAATAGTTTAGATGTAGGAGTATATGATATTGTATTAGGGAAAGATGATATAGGGATTATTACAGAATTAAATTCGACGTTTGATGTGTTTTTAAAAGAATAA
- a CDS encoding DUF3078 domain-containing protein: MKKTFFMGFLALFIQQSFSQIVVTKLPDSTTYWTKTNKIGLDISQITFVNWNAGGNNSVSGLVKGQALRKYEKKNFSWNNELILRYGINKQEGQELRKTDDQIQINSTAGFRKDSTSNWFYGGKFTFNTQFANGYNYPNTDEPISKFFAPAYVFLGIGSEYVRKDIHLNLYLSPLTQKTTLVLDRRLADQGAFGVDAAVYDEVTGELIRHGRKSRTEIGILVTNQWQKEVYKNINLEHRLSLYTDYINKFGNIDVDWQLQLDMTVNQYVKANIGSHLIYDDDIKAKEEVNGEQITVGPKVQLKQILGVGVTYTF; encoded by the coding sequence ATGAAAAAGACCTTTTTTATGGGTTTTTTAGCTCTTTTTATTCAACAAAGTTTTTCACAAATAGTTGTCACTAAATTACCCGACTCAACAACCTACTGGACTAAAACAAATAAAATTGGTTTAGACATTTCCCAAATTACTTTTGTTAATTGGAATGCCGGTGGAAATAATTCAGTTTCCGGATTAGTAAAAGGACAAGCTCTCCGAAAATATGAAAAAAAGAATTTTTCATGGAATAATGAGCTAATTCTCCGTTACGGTATCAACAAACAGGAAGGACAGGAATTACGGAAAACAGACGACCAGATTCAAATTAATTCAACGGCTGGTTTTAGAAAAGACAGTACCTCTAATTGGTTTTACGGAGGAAAGTTCACTTTTAATACACAGTTTGCCAACGGTTACAACTATCCGAATACAGATGAACCTATCTCGAAATTTTTTGCTCCCGCATACGTTTTCTTAGGTATTGGTTCGGAATATGTTAGAAAAGATATTCATTTAAATTTATACTTATCGCCTTTAACCCAAAAAACCACTTTGGTTCTGGACAGAAGGCTAGCAGACCAAGGAGCATTTGGTGTTGATGCTGCGGTTTATGACGAAGTAACCGGTGAATTGATCAGACACGGGAGAAAGAGCAGAACGGAAATCGGTATTTTAGTAACGAATCAATGGCAAAAAGAAGTTTACAAAAACATCAATCTGGAACATCGGTTGAGTTTATATACTGATTATATCAATAAGTTCGGCAACATTGATGTAGACTGGCAATTACAACTCGACATGACTGTAAACCAATATGTTAAAGCCAACATCGGCTCACATCTTATTTACGATGACGACATCAAAGCGAAGGAAGAAGTTAACGGCGAACAGATTACGGTAGGTCCTAAAGTTCAGTTAAAGCAAATCTTAGGTGTTGGGGTTACCTATACATTTTAA
- a CDS encoding T9SS type B sorting domain-containing protein, with the protein MKYYFSSGGDLADEIDFSNYVFTPNNTPQTVYVYGINTDNHLAYCTEERSFIVTVLETPVLPDYSSYDNQNYCGEFTLPVLPSGNFTVNYYTQSGGDPTDILNPQNYEFSVDPGSQPQTFEVWVYAEISAYDESTDTMIKCYDEEYFQFTVYPRLLFDVEEGIICVDPETNQTFQSFVLEAGLDSSDFNVEWYLNEELVGTGLTYVAVEEGIYTAVPVKLTPEVPPDCNYAPVDVAVVQSSPAIASVAVTSPFEDVANAVVTIENGFGTYIYSLDEEEFQSGNEFFDLSSGEHVIVVRDVLGYCGDFTLPFTVIKYPKFFTPNGDTYNDTWNIWDLRDEYPDAIISIFDRYGEFLKQISPSGNGWDGMLNGKALPSTDYWFTVDYLYKGEQKKFKAHFALKR; encoded by the coding sequence GTGAAATATTATTTTAGTTCCGGCGGAGATCTGGCTGATGAAATTGATTTTAGTAATTATGTTTTTACGCCGAATAATACACCTCAAACAGTATATGTTTATGGAATAAATACGGATAATCATTTAGCATATTGTACTGAAGAAAGATCATTTATTGTGACCGTTTTGGAAACACCTGTATTACCTGATTATTCGTCTTATGATAATCAAAATTATTGTGGAGAATTTACGTTGCCGGTTTTGCCTTCAGGGAATTTTACGGTGAATTACTACACACAATCGGGTGGAGATCCAACGGATATTTTAAATCCGCAAAATTATGAGTTTAGCGTTGATCCGGGATCGCAACCCCAAACTTTTGAAGTATGGGTCTATGCAGAAATATCTGCTTACGATGAGTCTACAGATACTATGATAAAATGTTATGATGAAGAATATTTTCAATTTACGGTTTATCCCAGATTGCTCTTTGACGTTGAAGAAGGAATAATTTGTGTGGATCCGGAAACCAATCAAACTTTTCAAAGTTTTGTTTTAGAGGCAGGCTTGGATTCAAGTGACTTTAATGTTGAATGGTATTTGAATGAGGAACTGGTAGGCACAGGCTTAACTTATGTAGCTGTGGAGGAAGGGATTTATACAGCAGTGCCCGTCAAATTAACACCGGAAGTGCCGCCTGATTGTAATTATGCTCCGGTAGATGTCGCTGTTGTTCAATCGAGTCCGGCTATTGCATCTGTCGCGGTAACTTCTCCTTTTGAAGATGTAGCTAATGCTGTAGTTACTATTGAAAATGGTTTCGGAACATATATCTATAGTTTAGATGAAGAGGAATTTCAGTCCGGAAATGAATTTTTTGATCTGAGTTCCGGCGAACACGTAATTGTTGTGAGAGATGTTCTTGGATATTGTGGTGACTTTACATTGCCCTTTACGGTGATTAAATACCCGAAATTCTTTACTCCTAACGGAGATACCTACAATGATACATGGAATATCTGGGATTTACGAGATGAATATCCAGATGCGATAATCTCTATTTTTGATCGTTACGGCGAGTTTTTGAAACAAATATCGCCTTCCGGAAATGGTTGGGATGGAATGTTAAATGGTAAAGCATTGCCTTCAACAGATTATTGGTTTACGGTTGATTATCTGTATAAAGGCGAACAGAAAAAATTTAAAGCACACTTTGCTTTAAAAAGATAA